The following coding sequences are from one Treponema bryantii window:
- a CDS encoding MATE family efflux transporter, whose protein sequence is MKLFQNEPKFYKSVFALALPIALQSLISIGVNMLDTIMVGSLGENALSATSLANSFISIYHIFCMGLGMGASVLVSRYWGMKKAADGHEEEAGRALKQTVCLMLRITVGLAALFAIATLAMPSLLMKMYTSDEEIIRLGDIYFRWSVITYFFLGTSLVSTIVLRSVGQVRLPLYVSIGAFFVNLGANYAFIFGKFGAPRMEVAGAALGTLIARLFEAAMILGYLFFKDKNIQFRLRDLFMKTGSLLGEYIRISIPVLVSDAILAIGNNSVAMVIGHLGAAFVAANAITSVTQQLSTVVIQGVSQAGAIVTGQTLGLGDKKKTMQQGWMFLGLGFALGALSAIFIMAVSKPIISTYNVSEETVNIAGQLMAAISLIIIFRATNSIMTKGVLRGGGDTKMLMLADNVFLWVLSIPLGCLAGFVFHWPAFWIYVALKADDIVKTFWCVIRLRSEKWIKKISTGNNSVK, encoded by the coding sequence ATGAAACTCTTCCAAAACGAACCAAAATTCTACAAAAGTGTTTTTGCACTCGCTTTACCTATTGCACTACAGAGTCTTATCAGTATCGGCGTAAATATGCTCGATACAATCATGGTCGGAAGCCTTGGAGAAAATGCGCTTTCGGCCACCTCTTTAGCAAACTCATTTATCAGCATCTATCATATCTTCTGTATGGGACTTGGAATGGGAGCTTCGGTTCTCGTTTCCCGCTACTGGGGAATGAAAAAAGCAGCCGATGGGCACGAAGAAGAAGCAGGCCGCGCACTAAAACAGACAGTCTGCCTTATGCTCCGTATTACCGTTGGTCTCGCAGCCCTTTTTGCAATTGCAACCTTAGCAATGCCAAGCCTTCTTATGAAGATGTACACCAGCGACGAAGAGATTATCCGCCTTGGAGATATCTATTTCCGCTGGTCTGTAATCACCTATTTCTTCCTTGGAACTTCCCTGGTTTCTACGATCGTACTTCGAAGCGTAGGACAAGTACGCCTGCCACTATACGTTTCCATAGGTGCGTTTTTTGTAAACCTTGGCGCCAATTATGCATTTATTTTCGGAAAGTTCGGCGCACCCCGTATGGAAGTAGCCGGTGCTGCACTTGGAACACTGATAGCCCGCCTTTTTGAAGCCGCAATGATCCTGGGCTATCTTTTCTTTAAAGATAAAAACATCCAGTTCCGCCTGCGCGATCTCTTTATGAAAACAGGCTCTCTTCTCGGTGAATATATCAGAATCAGTATTCCGGTTCTTGTAAGCGACGCAATTCTTGCAATTGGAAATAACTCCGTTGCAATGGTTATCGGTCACCTTGGAGCCGCCTTTGTAGCAGCCAACGCAATAACAAGCGTTACCCAGCAGCTCAGCACAGTTGTAATTCAGGGAGTATCTCAGGCCGGTGCCATCGTTACAGGCCAGACACTCGGTCTCGGCGACAAAAAGAAAACAATGCAGCAGGGCTGGATGTTCCTCGGCCTCGGTTTTGCACTCGGAGCCCTTTCAGCAATCTTTATCATGGCAGTAAGCAAGCCGATAATTTCCACCTACAATGTCAGTGAAGAAACAGTAAACATTGCAGGCCAGCTCATGGCAGCAATCAGCTTAATCATAATCTTCCGCGCCACAAACAGCATCATGACAAAAGGAGTTCTGCGCGGTGGTGGCGACACAAAAATGCTCATGCTCGCCGACAACGTCTTTTTGTGGGTCCTTTCAATTCCTCTTGGCTGCCTCGCCGGCTTTGTCTTCCACTGGCCAGCCTTCTGGATTTACGTCGCCCTCAAAGCCGATGATATCGTAAAAACCTTCTGGTGCGTCATCCGCCTTCGCAGCGAAAAATGGATTAAGAAAATAAGCACAGGAAATAATTCTGTAAAATAA
- a CDS encoding MATE family efflux transporter, whose translation MAQNKNRGALPMLKLTLPIAMEQFFRILVSSVDTMMLSSYSNEAVAAVGLVSQYVFFLTIIFSVIGTGCSIVLAQYLGAEKSNDELNHIAQAGAIMVFFISLLLTALVIFGTGWLLGRYQLEESVRHYAWQYFVIYGGCCCFFNAFSLLQGAILRSYGYTTEAMIVSIAANLTNVLGNALSLYGWFGLPVLGVPGVAGASGLAMLVSCILFFFFIRRRRDVIFHIHGITKVPREAFKLVLKVGVPTAGESLSYNVSQITVMAMISTLGTYAMSAQVYTMTILRFVFVAAIAIGQATQIKSGYFVGAHQNDVVYKKVFRYQLVATACSMIMIVIVNLIKNPVIGIFTKIPEVHALVSTLLLYSAYIEFGRSLNLIYIGGLKGSGDVRFPVLYGIFSNWTVQVLLSYILGIKCGLGLVGFWLGIGTDETTRGLVMLWRWKSRRWEKHRLVE comes from the coding sequence ATGGCACAGAATAAGAATCGCGGCGCCTTGCCGATGCTCAAACTAACACTGCCTATCGCAATGGAGCAGTTTTTCAGAATTTTAGTTTCTTCTGTTGATACAATGATGCTCAGTTCTTACAGCAATGAAGCAGTTGCCGCTGTAGGTCTTGTTTCTCAGTATGTATTCTTCCTTACAATTATTTTTTCAGTAATTGGAACAGGTTGTTCAATTGTTCTTGCACAGTACCTTGGTGCAGAAAAATCAAATGATGAATTAAATCACATTGCCCAGGCTGGTGCAATCATGGTTTTCTTTATCTCACTCCTGCTTACAGCCCTTGTTATTTTTGGGACAGGATGGCTCCTTGGACGCTATCAGCTTGAAGAATCAGTACGCCATTATGCATGGCAGTACTTTGTAATTTATGGCGGCTGCTGCTGTTTCTTTAATGCATTCAGTCTTCTTCAGGGAGCAATTCTCCGCAGCTACGGCTACACAACAGAAGCAATGATTGTTTCTATAGCTGCAAACCTTACAAATGTCCTTGGTAATGCACTTTCACTTTACGGCTGGTTCGGACTTCCTGTTCTCGGTGTTCCTGGTGTTGCAGGTGCTTCAGGTCTTGCAATGCTTGTTTCCTGCATCCTTTTCTTCTTCTTTATCCGCCGTCGCCGCGATGTAATTTTCCACATACACGGAATTACAAAAGTTCCACGCGAAGCATTTAAACTTGTTTTGAAAGTAGGTGTTCCAACAGCAGGAGAAAGCCTTTCTTACAACGTAAGCCAGATTACAGTTATGGCAATGATTTCTACACTTGGAACTTATGCCATGTCTGCCCAGGTTTACACAATGACAATTCTGCGCTTTGTATTCGTTGCAGCAATTGCGATTGGACAGGCTACCCAGATTAAGTCAGGATACTTTGTTGGTGCTCATCAGAATGATGTTGTATACAAAAAGGTTTTCCGCTATCAGCTTGTAGCCACAGCCTGTTCAATGATAATGATTGTAATAGTCAATCTGATAAAGAATCCTGTAATCGGTATTTTTACCAAAATTCCGGAAGTTCACGCACTTGTAAGCACACTTCTTCTTTACTCAGCTTATATTGAATTTGGCCGCTCGCTGAATCTGATTTATATCGGCGGACTCAAAGGTTCTGGAGACGTACGATTCCCGGTATTATACGGAATCTTCTCGAACTGGACAGTTCAGGTTCTCTTAAGCTATATTCTTGGAATTAAATGCGGCCTTGGACTCGTAGGCTTCTGGCTTGGAATTGGTACAGATGAAACAACCCGAGGTCTCGTAATGCTCTGGAGATGGAAGAGCCGCCGCTGGGAAAAACACCGTCTTGTAGAATAA
- a CDS encoding acyltransferase, protein MYLTYTVYALIVALFIWGGKFAGFKKEQFHEDSSSLDSMKSLRGFAAIGVILHHISQENGFQQAGGYGKAGELSIFVNAGFLFVAIFFFCSGYGLIKSLETKPDYLNGFMKKRVLKALVIPYYVSILIYGILRAASGERFAPVQWITNIIGVSMMNPYAWYPIIAAILYTVFYLFFKHIKNRKVCYILMAAVILLLGMIFCISGHFAWWAGPKNWWLSPSSPLYKKWWAQQQVWWISGEWWINSCPALLIGMLFARYEENIRAWFKKFYWGKLALVLVITFATFVLSGFGQMKFGWWSEYSGNGPDIGNKIITYFFVIPYSMVFPVMLYTIMLKYKVSNPISRFFGKYSLETYMMNLIPLTAFRFLLYKYGGVPVYKTGHYNLAIYFAAVFAGTILLGMLYKLLCGLIQKKI, encoded by the coding sequence ATGTACCTGACTTACACTGTATACGCGCTGATAGTTGCGCTGTTTATCTGGGGCGGAAAATTCGCCGGTTTCAAAAAAGAACAATTTCATGAAGATTCATCTTCTCTGGATTCCATGAAATCCTTGCGCGGCTTTGCTGCCATTGGAGTAATTCTCCATCACATTTCACAGGAAAATGGATTCCAGCAGGCTGGAGGCTATGGAAAAGCTGGAGAACTCAGCATATTCGTAAATGCCGGGTTCCTCTTTGTTGCAATCTTCTTTTTCTGTTCAGGTTATGGTCTTATCAAAAGTCTTGAAACAAAACCTGATTATCTGAACGGCTTTATGAAGAAACGAGTCTTAAAAGCACTCGTAATACCATATTACGTCAGCATTTTGATCTACGGAATTCTTCGTGCAGCCAGCGGTGAACGTTTTGCTCCAGTACAGTGGATTACAAATATCATTGGTGTTTCAATGATGAATCCATACGCATGGTACCCTATCATTGCAGCAATACTTTATACAGTCTTCTATCTGTTCTTTAAGCATATTAAAAACCGTAAAGTTTGTTATATTCTTATGGCAGCAGTAATTCTGCTTTTGGGAATGATATTCTGTATCAGCGGACATTTCGCCTGGTGGGCAGGTCCTAAAAACTGGTGGCTTTCACCATCAAGTCCATTGTATAAAAAATGGTGGGCACAGCAGCAGGTCTGGTGGATTTCCGGCGAATGGTGGATCAATTCCTGCCCTGCTCTTTTAATAGGTATGCTTTTTGCCCGCTATGAAGAAAATATCCGCGCATGGTTCAAAAAGTTCTACTGGGGCAAATTAGCACTTGTACTCGTAATTACTTTTGCAACATTTGTTCTTTCCGGTTTCGGCCAGATGAAGTTCGGCTGGTGGTCTGAATACAGTGGAAATGGTCCCGATATCGGAAACAAAATAATCACTTATTTCTTTGTAATCCCTTACAGCATGGTGTTCCCTGTTATGCTTTATACAATCATGCTTAAATACAAGGTATCAAATCCAATAAGCCGATTCTTTGGAAAGTATTCGCTTGAAACTTATATGATGAATCTGATTCCTTTAACAGCCTTCAGATTCCTGCTCTATAAGTATGGAGGAGTTCCAGTTTACAAAACCGGCCACTATAATCTTGCAATCTACTTTGCAGCCGTATTTGCTGGAACAATTCTTTTGGGAATGCTTTATAAACTTTTGTGTGGACTAATTCAAAAGAAGATTTAG
- a CDS encoding alanine/glycine:cation symporter family protein produces MTFSSVLDSIDGIVWGIPTIVLILATGLILTIRARGIQFTKFGRAFRSIFKENEGKGELSGFAALCTALSATIGTGNIVGVATALVAGGPGALFWMWIAAILGTATKYAECMLAIKYREVSPDGHVLGGPFYTIEKGMGPKWKWLAVLFAVFGALAGIMGIGTMTQINGITSAVNNAFDPNSTNIAFSIGEHSYTWATVIAGAVVTICTALVVIGGIKRISKVAEKVVPAMAVIYVFLGLSILIMNAMKIPGAFALIFKSAFGWKAVGAGAMGFVFKQITDSMQKGIARGIFSNEAGLGSAPIAASAVQTNEPVEQGLVNMTGTIIDTLIICTMTGLAIVIAFYGDIIGGVAEWNAGAQGAVLTAAAFSKVLGGDGHSVQFLLMLCLAFFAFTTILGWDYYSEKCLEYLTKGKMGPVKAYRWLYILAVAIGPYFTVNAVFTIADIFNGLMAIPNCIALIVLSGVVAKETKAYFEKYPTL; encoded by the coding sequence ATGACTTTCAGTTCAGTTCTTGATTCCATTGATGGAATCGTGTGGGGAATCCCTACAATCGTCCTTATTCTTGCCACAGGTCTTATCCTGACAATCCGTGCACGTGGCATTCAGTTCACAAAGTTTGGTCGTGCCTTCAGATCAATCTTTAAGGAAAATGAAGGTAAAGGTGAGCTTTCAGGCTTTGCAGCCCTCTGTACAGCACTTTCAGCAACAATCGGTACCGGTAATATTGTTGGTGTAGCAACAGCGCTTGTAGCTGGTGGTCCAGGTGCTCTCTTCTGGATGTGGATTGCCGCTATTCTCGGTACTGCTACAAAATATGCAGAATGTATGCTTGCTATTAAATATCGTGAAGTAAGCCCAGATGGACACGTTCTTGGTGGACCTTTCTATACAATCGAAAAAGGTATGGGCCCTAAGTGGAAGTGGCTTGCAGTTCTCTTTGCCGTATTCGGAGCACTTGCCGGTATCATGGGTATTGGTACAATGACTCAGATTAACGGTATCACTTCTGCAGTAAACAACGCATTTGACCCTAACAGCACAAATATCGCTTTCTCAATTGGTGAGCACAGTTACACATGGGCAACTGTAATTGCCGGTGCAGTTGTAACAATCTGTACAGCACTCGTTGTAATTGGTGGTATTAAGCGTATTTCAAAAGTTGCAGAAAAAGTTGTTCCTGCAATGGCTGTTATTTATGTATTCCTCGGACTCTCAATCCTCATTATGAACGCAATGAAGATTCCTGGAGCTTTTGCTTTGATTTTCAAGAGTGCATTCGGATGGAAGGCTGTAGGTGCCGGAGCTATGGGATTTGTATTCAAGCAGATTACAGATTCTATGCAGAAGGGTATTGCACGCGGTATCTTCTCTAACGAGGCTGGTCTTGGTTCTGCACCAATCGCAGCTTCTGCTGTTCAGACAAACGAGCCTGTAGAGCAGGGACTTGTAAACATGACAGGTACAATCATTGATACACTCATCATCTGTACAATGACTGGTCTGGCAATTGTAATTGCTTTCTATGGTGATATCATTGGTGGTGTTGCAGAATGGAATGCTGGTGCTCAGGGTGCTGTTCTTACTGCTGCTGCTTTCTCAAAGGTACTTGGTGGTGACGGACATTCTGTTCAGTTCCTTCTTATGCTCTGTCTTGCATTCTTTGCTTTCACAACAATTCTTGGATGGGACTACTACTCAGAAAAATGTCTTGAATATCTTACAAAGGGAAAGATGGGACCTGTAAAGGCTTACCGCTGGCTCTACATTCTTGCAGTTGCTATCGGACCATACTTCACTGTTAATGCAGTATTTACAATTGCTGATATCTTCAACGGATTGATGGCAATTCCTAACTGTATTGCACTTATCGTTCTTAGCGGAGTAGTTGCTAAAGAGACAAAGGCATACTTCGAAAAGTATCCGACACTTTAA
- a CDS encoding alpha-L-arabinofuranosidase C-terminal domain-containing protein yields MSKKARITIHPKFTIGEISPRLFSAFLEPIGNMVNGTMYNPKHPTADSQGFRTDFINALKETGLPAVRMPGGNFVSAWQWKDSIGPMEGRKAHLDPAWHQYIPNDVGHDEYLQWAEKVGTAPIYTVNLGTGTLQDAMDCIEYTNHEGGTYWSDLRRKYGHEKPYGVKTWCLGNEMDGHWQLGSWEKNPTGYGTLCHETSKAMKWIDETIETVVCGSSASFMDHYPEWEAKVMDQCYDTVDYLALHHYHIAKPGDTLSLLGGSLYYEDFINTEAAMLDYIQAKHRSPRKVNISFDEYGAFPRPFSELNPGYGPYNMARVHYKFDPERKYIRHDPDNMPEREFPGGDMMKLLSMTSIQLALLRHADRVKIGCMTGGLNALATANHDHVWKAATHHAFRQLIDYARGTSLQTIVDSETFDMPGYAIDDTSQYTGKNNVNYIDSACAWDEKQGRLAVFVINRNETEEYPLDLDVRGFEGFKSCTSYEMFSKDFEAKSSFGNDWKAPESCSVKTENGIASLKVKPLSWNVIIFEK; encoded by the coding sequence ATGTCAAAAAAAGCTAGAATCACAATTCATCCAAAATTCACTATCGGTGAGATTTCTCCCCGCCTTTTTTCTGCATTCCTGGAACCAATCGGAAACATGGTAAATGGTACAATGTATAATCCAAAACATCCAACTGCAGACTCACAGGGCTTCCGTACAGACTTTATAAATGCCCTTAAGGAAACAGGACTTCCTGCTGTACGCATGCCGGGCGGTAACTTTGTTTCTGCATGGCAGTGGAAAGACTCAATTGGTCCAATGGAAGGCCGCAAGGCGCATCTTGACCCGGCATGGCATCAGTATATTCCAAATGATGTCGGTCATGACGAATATCTTCAGTGGGCAGAAAAAGTTGGAACAGCTCCAATTTACACCGTAAACCTTGGAACCGGAACATTGCAGGATGCAATGGACTGCATTGAATATACAAATCACGAAGGCGGAACTTACTGGTCAGACCTCCGCCGTAAATACGGACACGAAAAACCTTACGGTGTCAAAACCTGGTGTCTTGGAAACGAAATGGACGGACACTGGCAGCTCGGCTCATGGGAAAAGAATCCTACCGGTTACGGAACTCTCTGCCACGAAACCTCAAAGGCTATGAAGTGGATTGATGAAACCATCGAAACTGTAGTATGCGGCTCTTCTGCTTCATTTATGGACCACTATCCTGAATGGGAAGCAAAAGTAATGGACCAGTGCTACGACACAGTAGACTATCTTGCCCTTCATCACTATCACATTGCAAAGCCGGGCGACACACTTTCACTGCTCGGCGGCTCTCTCTATTACGAAGACTTCATCAATACAGAAGCAGCAATGCTTGACTACATTCAGGCAAAGCACCGTTCACCACGCAAAGTAAATATTTCTTTTGATGAATACGGCGCATTCCCTCGTCCTTTCAGCGAACTGAATCCGGGTTATGGTCCATACAACATGGCACGCGTTCATTACAAGTTTGATCCGGAACGAAAATATATTCGTCACGACCCGGACAATATGCCGGAACGCGAATTCCCTGGCGGAGATATGATGAAACTCCTCAGCATGACTTCAATTCAGCTTGCACTCCTTCGCCACGCAGACCGTGTAAAAATCGGCTGTATGACCGGCGGTCTTAATGCTCTTGCAACAGCAAATCATGACCATGTTTGGAAGGCAGCAACACACCATGCTTTCCGCCAGTTGATTGATTACGCACGAGGAACTTCCCTTCAGACCATAGTTGATTCAGAAACCTTTGATATGCCAGGCTACGCAATTGATGACACATCTCAGTACACAGGCAAGAACAATGTAAACTATATAGACAGCGCCTGTGCATGGGATGAAAAACAGGGCCGCCTCGCAGTCTTTGTTATCAACCGCAACGAAACCGAAGAATATCCGCTTGACCTTGATGTCCGTGGATTCGAAGGCTTTAAGAGCTGTACAAGTTACGAAATGTTCAGCAAAGACTTTGAAGCCAAGAGCAGCTTTGGTAACGACTGGAAGGCTCCAGAATCATGCAGCGTAAAAACTGAAAATGGTATTGCATCTCTCAAAGTAAAACCTCTTTCCTGGAATGTAATCATTTTCGAAAAATAA